AAGGCTTGCGGGTGGAGTTTCTCTGATCTGTACCTTCCTCCATACAATACCCGCCTGACTCTTTCGGCGGGCCTTTTTTGGCAAAGGAGGGTTTGCAGGCCTTTGATATGTGTGATACAGGGGGCGCTGGCTGGGGGGAATACCCTCAGGATCATCTTTTCACGTCGCCAGTTATGGGCCAGTGCCCCCCGGTATGTGTCAGTTTGATGCCGCGCGCAGAAAGGCTCTCCTCGAAGAGGTTGAACGGGACATCTTTGTGAGAGACTATGCCCGGTTTAAACATGCCGCTCAGTATCATCTGCACCCCAATGCTTGCAGTGAATGCCGTTGTGCGTGCCATGGCGGTAAACCCTGTTGCCAGGTCTCTCCTGTCGATAACCTGGTATACGGTTCTCACGCGCTGCCCGTTCTTGACCCCACGGGCATCTGCGCGGATCAAGGCAACATCCCGCTCGCGTTCCGCATACCAGAACTGCTCCTGGCTGCCCAACAGGCTTGCGAGGAAGTCTGCGGGCGACACCTCGCTTTCTCCCACTTTCAAAGGTGTATCCCCCAGAAAACCACACCTGGCCATAGTGTCCCAGAATTGGCCATGACCTGGCCAGCGGCATATGTACCGGCCCATCGTTCTGACGGTCTTCTCGATGCCAAGCGCATGGACGTACCGGGCGGAATTACCGTTCGGGAAACACTCAAGAGGATGGCCGAGTTCCTCGAGATAAAGCATGTGAGTGTTGTGAGGGGAAAACATCTCCACCGCCGGGATACGGATGACTCTCCCGTCACGCAAGAAGCGCGCTGGCCTGAAGTAGGATTTGAAGACGCCTTTGACGGACCATGTGAACTTGTATTTCAAAGGATTCCCCGCCGCGTCGATCTCAGGGAAACCCGCTCCGTAGGAATCGAGTTCGTGAACCTCATCGAGGTCCCTGGCCGCTTGGTGGCACAGTATGAGGTCTATCCCGGGATCCATGCCAAATTCGGGGAGAACGCATACCCCTTTTTCCCCTGCATCAAGGTCCAGCTGGTGAAGGCGCTCCCTGGCGGCTTCTAGCCTGGAGGCATCCTCTTCGCCTGGGTCCGTTAGGTAGGAGGCGTTAACGAGATGGACTCCTGTTTTAACCGCAAGCTCAGCCAATGGGTAAGCGAACTCCGAGGGAAGCAAATCCAGGACGGCATCCGCGCCCGCCATTAACCTGGATATATGCGCGCCGTCACGGGCGTCGGCAACGATCCCTGTGATTTTCGGAGAGTGAACCTGCAACATGCCATCCTCCAGGGCCTGGAGCCTGTCAGCCACGACTATTTCCGAAACCGCGTCGCACTTGGCCAGGTCATGAAGCGCAGCCTTGCCCTGCATTCCCAAACCGAGAAGCAAGACTCTCTTCTTCACTGCAGGAACCCCCAGTCCGGGCACAATTGGGGCCCGGCAATTGCGCGAGGGAAAAGATGAATCAGCCCCGGCGCAAAAAACCGGTCATACAATGGATGCCTCCCAACCCCTTGAGCAATTCCGAAACATCAAGCTCGATCACTTCCACTCCTGCATCCTGCAGGATGGTTCTGGTCTTGGGATTGCCCGAGGGCATTAAGAGCGTGCTTGGTTTTAGTGCCACGAAGTTCAAGGCAAAGGTATTCTTAACCTCGTCAATATCCGATGCCTCCAGTATCCGGAACCCCCTGTCTCTCAAGGCGGCAATAACGTCGTAAGGTGTCTGCCACGGGAAGATCATTGCGGTATTCCTGTCCACCATGTTCATCACGCCGTCTATATGAGCCTGCCCGTACGGTATCTGAAAAGGGATTACGTGCTCAACGCCCATGTTTCTCAGCTCATATTCCACCTGCCTGGCACCAGACGAATTACACCGGGAGCCTGTTCCTAGCAGTACCGTTTCCGGGTCGATCCACATGCAGCATGCGCCCTCGAAAATACCGTCGGCATTTACAGTCTTCAGTATTGGCACACCGTGTTCCGCGAGCGCGCGCGCCACATACCTTTCCTCCCCGCGTCTTGCTGCCATGGCCGGCCTGCCGATGATAGCACCCTCTCGTGTCATGAACATTAGGTCTCTGACGAACAAGGCGTTCGGCCGGTCCCTGCGCGTTTCCCCGGCGTAGTAGACGTCAACGCCGTGGCTTCTGTAGAGAGCGGCCATCTCATCGTGCTGCTTCCGCGCCAGATGGGGGTCCATGGCCTCTCGCCACCTGTACGCGATGGGGTCGCCTATGCCCTCGATCTCAGCCCCCGGCCGGTGAAGGAGTACTGCCCGGAGGGGCTCAACCTCCGACGTGACGCCCCAGTCACCCCACAAATCCCCCATATCCTCAATAAACGTATCATGAGACGGAAACCATTTCTCGCCGGTTACTTCCATCGTGATTCCTCCCCAGATCCCCCAAAGAGGAAATACTCTTTCACCGCTTTTACTTCGCCCGGAAGTAGTCCCCGAGTGTATCCCGGAAAGAAGCGCCGTGGTCCTAGGGTTCAAGGTCAAGATGGCCTGAGCGCTCATTGAGCACCAAGCCCCGCTTCTTCAATTCGTTAAAGAAGAACGAGGCTTCAAAACACATATCCGGCGATACGACACCCCGGGTGCTTACACCGGCTGCCAGCATCTGGGTGCCCACAGACATGGGGAGTCCAGTGTTCTTCGAATACGCTCCAGGTATTCCCCAGGCATCCTCGGGCGGGTGCGTTGTGTAAAACGAGAGAGTGAGGGGCTGCCCGCCCTGCATGGCCTGGATTTCCACAACGAGCCCGAATCCCCATATCTCCTCCTCAGCCAGGACTTTGCTGGAAAACACGAATCGCTCCATGAACTCCATGGGCTCGATCATTGCATCCCCGACCCTGACCTTTCCGGCGGTGAAGAACCCGAACTCGTGAAGAAACCGAAGGTAAGAACGTACTTTCGGTGTCCAGGTTCCCCTCACGCTCACACTCCTGACCGACGGGAAAGAGCGTGGTATCGTGAAGACTTCTGAATGGGGCACGTAGTAGGTCTCCTGAGGCCCTATCGGGTGCGGAAAGTGCACAGTCTTAGGCCCCGAAAATGGGGGGACCCTGTGGTACTGCCCGTCCTTCAGGTACATTCTCCCTGTCTCCTGGGGATCCACCTCCCACGTGGTGGTATGGACGAGCCCCGGAGCAGTCGCGAGGGCCCTGTAGGAGGCAAAGGCGATGTGCACGTCACGCAACTCATCACAGCGATCCAGGGCATACCGGGCTATCATGTTGGTGACGCCGGGTGAGATCCCGCAGCACACCACGAAGGTAAGGCCAGCTTCCTCGAACCGTTCATGCATTTTTAGCTGCTCGGCTGTGGCCCCGATGTCAATCCCGTTCACGCCGGCTTTCAAGGCCATTTCCGTGACGTAGGTATCGTACTTGAAGGGGAGGCAGTTGCACACCAGTGGGAATTCCCCGATTAGCCGGAGAAGGGCCCTCTCGTCCTCCACCTCCAGGGGAAAAGCCCTGAACCTGCTGTCTTCAAGGGAGGATACCAGGCTTTCGGCTCTTGACATGTCAGCATCGGCTACCACCACACGGGAAAACGTACTTGTAGCTGCCAGATCCCTGACCACCTCGGACCCGATCAAGCCCGCCCCACCCAGGACAATAAGATCCATCGGAAACCCCCTCGTTTAGCAGGCGGGGGGAGGCGGCAAGCCCTCCCCCCACTTCGTACTCAGTCTCCGGTGCTGCTGCCCGGTTTTTCCTCCAAGAGAAGAGGCCTGCCCGTGGCTTTGGATATGGCGAGTATGGCTCCAGCCAGCACTGCCAGCGTGATGCTAAGAGCAAGGGGGCCGCTGGGCGCAAAGCCAGCTACGATATACCCGACCCCGGCTGCCAGTGCAGCAGTCAGCGCGTAAGGCAGCTGTGTTGTCACGTGATCTATATGATCGCAGGTAGACCCGATCGAGGACAGGATGGTCGTGTCTGAGACGGGGGAGCTGTGGTCTCCGAAGATTCCCCCGCTTAGGGCCGCGCCGATCGCCGGGTATATGGATACATCCAGGGCCAGGGCCAGGGGTATGGCGATCGGCATGAATATGGCAAACGTTCCCCAGGAGGTACCGGTCGAGAAGGCCGTTGCCGCGGCTGCTAGGAAGATCAAAAGGTAGAGCAGGTGGGGTGAAAGCGCGCCCTCAGCTATCCCCACGATGTACGGGGCCGTGCCGACTCCTTTGCACACGCTGCCTATCCCCCATGCAAGTACCAGGATAACCATGGCATCCATCATGCCGCGAACGCCTTCCATCCAGTTGCGGATCCCGGTCTTGAAGGTGAACACCCCGCTTTTCACGCCCATTATGAAGGCTACGACACCGGCTACGAAGAAGGACATTATCAAGGAAGGCATGGTGCTGGCGTGCGGGAATGCCTCGAAGAAGCCGCGCCCGGGGAACCCTCCCGTCCAGAGGAACATGCCGAAGATGCAGATCACAAGGCAGATGATTGGGAGAAACATGTTCCACACGGTTGGCCTTGCGCCATCTGGGATCTTGACCTCGATCTCATCCCGCAAGGGCTCGGCTCCGTCTCTCAGGAGCTTGCCCTCACGCCTAGCACGCATCTCTGCAAGCCGCATCGGCCCGTATTCCAGGTTTGTGGCGGCTATGACCAGTACCATGAGTATCGCTGCTATCGTGTAAAGCTGGAATGGTATGCTCCTGGTAAACGCAAGAAACACGCTCTCCGTGATATTGGCCTCCTGGAACTCCGTCCCTATCAGGCCCATTATGTAGGCCCCCCAGGAGGTTATGGGCAGGAGGCATGGGACGGCGGCGCTAGTAGAGTCGACGATGTAGGCAAGTTTCTCCCTGGACACGCGCACCCTGTCGGTGATGGGCCGGAATATTGGACCGACAACCACCGGGTTCGTAGAATCGCTGAAGAAGATGGCAAGCCCGCCGAGCCACGTTACCGTCTGAGCGCTCCGAGGACTGGTAATGCGCTCCCGCATGGCTTCAGCAAAGGCATGCGCGCCGCCACCCCTCTCTATGAGGGCCGCGAAGCCTCCCAGGACCACAAGCATCACGATGACCGATGCATTCCATGAATCC
The sequence above is drawn from the Bacillota bacterium genome and encodes:
- a CDS encoding saccharopine dehydrogenase C-terminal domain-containing protein; its protein translation is MKKRVLLLGLGMQGKAALHDLAKCDAVSEIVVADRLQALEDGMLQVHSPKITGIVADARDGAHISRLMAGADAVLDLLPSEFAYPLAELAVKTGVHLVNASYLTDPGEEDASRLEAARERLHQLDLDAGEKGVCVLPEFGMDPGIDLILCHQAARDLDEVHELDSYGAGFPEIDAAGNPLKYKFTWSVKGVFKSYFRPARFLRDGRVIRIPAVEMFSPHNTHMLYLEELGHPLECFPNGNSARYVHALGIEKTVRTMGRYICRWPGHGQFWDTMARCGFLGDTPLKVGESEVSPADFLASLLGSQEQFWYAERERDVALIRADARGVKNGQRVRTVYQVIDRRDLATGFTAMARTTAFTASIGVQMILSGMFKPGIVSHKDVPFNLFEESLSARGIKLTHTGGHWPITGDVKR
- a CDS encoding arginine deiminase family protein, with the translated sequence MEVTGEKWFPSHDTFIEDMGDLWGDWGVTSEVEPLRAVLLHRPGAEIEGIGDPIAYRWREAMDPHLARKQHDEMAALYRSHGVDVYYAGETRRDRPNALFVRDLMFMTREGAIIGRPAMAARRGEERYVARALAEHGVPILKTVNADGIFEGACCMWIDPETVLLGTGSRCNSSGARQVEYELRNMGVEHVIPFQIPYGQAHIDGVMNMVDRNTAMIFPWQTPYDVIAALRDRGFRILEASDIDEVKNTFALNFVALKPSTLLMPSGNPKTRTILQDAGVEVIELDVSELLKGLGGIHCMTGFLRRG
- a CDS encoding saccharopine dehydrogenase NADP-binding domain-containing protein, which produces MDLIVLGGAGLIGSEVVRDLAATSTFSRVVVADADMSRAESLVSSLEDSRFRAFPLEVEDERALLRLIGEFPLVCNCLPFKYDTYVTEMALKAGVNGIDIGATAEQLKMHERFEEAGLTFVVCCGISPGVTNMIARYALDRCDELRDVHIAFASYRALATAPGLVHTTTWEVDPQETGRMYLKDGQYHRVPPFSGPKTVHFPHPIGPQETYYVPHSEVFTIPRSFPSVRSVSVRGTWTPKVRSYLRFLHEFGFFTAGKVRVGDAMIEPMEFMERFVFSSKVLAEEEIWGFGLVVEIQAMQGGQPLTLSFYTTHPPEDAWGIPGAYSKNTGLPMSVGTQMLAAGVSTRGVVSPDMCFEASFFFNELKKRGLVLNERSGHLDLEP
- a CDS encoding Na+/H+ antiporter NhaC family protein, coding for METTFGILSLLPPIVAIGLAIWTKQVILSLFLGVWIGATMLAHGNPWVGVVDSFRHFLVPNLADSWNASVIVMLVVLGGFAALIERGGGAHAFAEAMRERITSPRSAQTVTWLGGLAIFFSDSTNPVVVGPIFRPITDRVRVSREKLAYIVDSTSAAVPCLLPITSWGAYIMGLIGTEFQEANITESVFLAFTRSIPFQLYTIAAILMVLVIAATNLEYGPMRLAEMRARREGKLLRDGAEPLRDEIEVKIPDGARPTVWNMFLPIICLVICIFGMFLWTGGFPGRGFFEAFPHASTMPSLIMSFFVAGVVAFIMGVKSGVFTFKTGIRNWMEGVRGMMDAMVILVLAWGIGSVCKGVGTAPYIVGIAEGALSPHLLYLLIFLAAAATAFSTGTSWGTFAIFMPIAIPLALALDVSIYPAIGAALSGGIFGDHSSPVSDTTILSSIGSTCDHIDHVTTQLPYALTAALAAGVGYIVAGFAPSGPLALSITLAVLAGAILAISKATGRPLLLEEKPGSSTGD